A section of the Scylla paramamosain isolate STU-SP2022 chromosome 33, ASM3559412v1, whole genome shotgun sequence genome encodes:
- the LOC135089695 gene encoding eukaryotic translation initiation factor 4E-like produces the protein MAADGVEAMENDKKQAKGEEESKEHGDVSPEMLIKHPLQNTWTLWFFKIENNRTWEDCQMEIASFNTVEDFWALYNHIEPASHLKVGCDYSMFKQGIKPMWEDEHNCRGGRWLINLNKQQRATELDNFWLEVLLLMIGEAFAEHSDEVCGAVVNVRSKGDKIGVWTADVKKAESILKIGHVLKERLNIPRHVTIGFQAHKDTMVKSGSTAKNRFTV, from the exons ATGGCGGCTGACGGGGTGGAGGCGATGGAG AATGACAAGAAACAAGctaaaggggaagaggagagcaaGGAACATGGAGATGTCTCACCTGAAATGTTGATCAAGCATCCACTGCAGAACACTTGGACTCTGTGGTTCTTTAAGATTGAAAACAACCGAACCTGGGAGGACTGTCAGATGGAGATTGCAAGCTTCAACACTGTGGAGGACTTCTGGGC ATTGTATAATCATATTGAGCCAGCATCACATTTGAAGGTGGGATGTGATTACTCCATGTTCAAGCAGGGCATTAAACCCATGTGGGAGGATGAGCACAATTGCCGAGGAGGACGCTGGCTTATCAACCTCAACAAGCAGCAGCGAGCCACTGAACTGGACAACTTTTGGTTGGAAGTG CTTCTTTTGATGATTGGTGAAGCTTTTGCTGAGCACAGTGATGAGGTGTGTGGTGCTGTAGTCAATGTACGCAGCAAGGGAGACAAGATTGGAGTGTGGACAGCAGATGTCAAGAAGGCTGAAAGCATCCTCAAAATTGG ACATGTCCTCAAGGAGCGCCTTAACATCCCCCGACACGTAACCATTGGGTTCCAGGCACACAAGGACACCATGGTTAAGTCTGGCTCCACTGCCAAAAACAGGTTCACTGTCTGA